In Sulfitobacter albidus, the following proteins share a genomic window:
- a CDS encoding VOC family protein, translating into MSVLRIVPNIAATDMDNVAAFYRDLLDLETVMQLDFITTLKAPGTCAPQLSIVREGGGGTPVPDLSIEVTDVDETHARAVAMGAQITLPLHDTDWGLRRFFVTDPAGRTLNILSHRSD; encoded by the coding sequence GTGAGTGTTCTTCGGATCGTGCCGAATATCGCGGCCACGGATATGGATAACGTGGCTGCGTTCTACCGCGATTTGCTGGATCTTGAGACGGTGATGCAGCTGGATTTCATCACCACGCTCAAGGCCCCCGGCACCTGCGCCCCGCAGCTGAGCATCGTGCGCGAAGGTGGCGGCGGTACGCCGGTGCCGGACCTGTCGATCGAGGTCACGGATGTGGATGAAACCCACGCGCGCGCGGTCGCCATGGGTGCGCAGATCACCCTTCCCCTGCACGATACCGATTGGGGGCTGCGGCGGTTTTTCGTCACAGACCCGGCGGGACGGACGCTGAACATCCTGTCCCACCGGAGCGATTAA
- a CDS encoding lytic transglycosylase, which produces MKTPLRAMLIVLLLASCGGSSSTPPRDLDNACTILKQRPNYHRAFKNVERKWGVPIHVQMATIHQESKFVSDARTPFRYVLGVIPMGRQSSAFGYSQALDATWDEYRADQGRRSAKRDDIRDATDFMGWYMNISRERNGIPLTDARNQYLAYHEGHTGFSRASYNRKPWLVGVSSKVAARSLMYRDQIAACRLR; this is translated from the coding sequence ATGAAAACACCCCTTCGCGCTATGTTGATCGTGCTGCTGCTGGCAAGCTGTGGCGGTTCCTCCAGCACCCCTCCGCGGGATCTGGACAATGCCTGCACGATCCTGAAACAGCGCCCGAATTACCACAGAGCCTTCAAGAATGTGGAGCGTAAATGGGGCGTCCCCATCCACGTGCAGATGGCCACCATACATCAGGAAAGCAAGTTCGTCTCGGACGCGCGCACGCCGTTCCGCTATGTGCTGGGCGTGATCCCGATGGGGCGGCAATCAAGCGCGTTCGGATACTCTCAGGCACTGGACGCCACATGGGATGAATACCGCGCCGATCAGGGCCGCCGCAGCGCCAAGCGGGACGATATCCGCGACGCGACCGACTTCATGGGCTGGTATATGAACATCAGCCGTGAGCGGAACGGTATCCCGCTCACGGACGCGCGCAATCAGTACCTAGCCTATCACGAAGGGCACACCGGCTTTTCGCGCGCCAGCTACAACCGCAAGCCGTGGCTGGTTGGCGTGTCGTCCAAGGTCGCGGCCCGCTCGCTGATGTACCGCGACCAGATCGCCGCCTGCCGCCTGCGGTGA
- a CDS encoding amidase, with protein sequence MQDWLTMTAADLGRGIDAGDIDPVALCQTYLDAIDAHPARDRIYARVTADRALAEAGAAAERARAGLRLSPLDGVPISWKDLFDTAGIATEAGSKLLEGRVPDRDALVLANATAAGLVCLGKVHMSELAFSGLGHNPSTATPPNVNDDGAVPGGSSSGSAASVAFGLAAASIGSDTGGSVRVPSAWNDLVGLKTTHGRLPLEGVVPLVLSFDTVGPLCRSVEDAALLLAVMEGTKPADLADSDLAGRKLAVLNTIAMDDLRDAPRAAFDHAVEAFEAAGAHVTRIDVPEVAQAHGLSGCLFTAEAYGLWRDVIEAAPEKMYDEILTRFRLGKDHSGPDYVAAWAKLRGYRAAYDAATAGFDAVIIPTAANVPPDREKLSQDSDYYVTENLLTLRNTRIGNLMGLCGLTLPTGTPGCGVMLMAAPDQDRALLRLGAAAERALAARS encoded by the coding sequence ATGCAAGACTGGCTGACAATGACCGCGGCGGATCTGGGACGTGGCATCGACGCGGGAGACATCGACCCGGTGGCGCTCTGCCAGACATACCTCGACGCGATTGACGCACACCCCGCCCGTGATCGCATCTACGCCCGCGTCACCGCCGATCGCGCGCTGGCAGAGGCGGGCGCCGCCGCGGAGCGGGCGCGCGCGGGTCTGCGCCTGTCGCCGCTCGACGGGGTGCCGATCAGCTGGAAGGATCTGTTCGATACCGCAGGCATCGCGACCGAAGCGGGATCAAAGCTGCTGGAGGGGCGCGTGCCTGACCGCGACGCGCTGGTGCTGGCCAATGCCACGGCGGCGGGGCTTGTCTGTCTGGGCAAGGTGCATATGAGCGAGCTTGCGTTTTCGGGCCTTGGCCATAACCCTTCGACCGCGACACCGCCCAATGTCAACGACGACGGCGCTGTGCCGGGTGGGTCGTCCTCAGGTTCCGCCGCGTCGGTGGCTTTTGGTCTGGCGGCGGCGAGCATCGGGTCGGACACCGGCGGCTCGGTCCGCGTGCCCTCGGCGTGGAACGATCTGGTGGGGCTGAAAACCACTCACGGGCGGCTGCCGCTTGAAGGGGTTGTGCCGCTGGTGCTGAGTTTTGACACGGTTGGCCCGCTTTGCCGCTCGGTCGAGGATGCCGCGCTGCTGTTGGCGGTGATGGAGGGGACAAAGCCCGCCGATCTGGCCGATAGCGATCTGGCAGGGCGCAAGCTGGCCGTGCTCAACACCATCGCGATGGACGATCTGCGCGACGCGCCGCGCGCGGCGTTCGACCACGCGGTCGAGGCGTTCGAGGCTGCGGGCGCGCACGTCACCCGGATCGACGTGCCGGAGGTCGCGCAGGCGCACGGCCTCTCCGGCTGCCTGTTCACCGCCGAAGCTTATGGCTTGTGGCGCGACGTGATCGAGGCGGCGCCCGAGAAGATGTACGACGAAATCCTCACCCGCTTCCGTCTGGGAAAGGATCATAGCGGCCCCGACTACGTCGCTGCCTGGGCCAAGCTGCGCGGCTATCGCGCGGCCTACGATGCGGCCACGGCAGGCTTTGACGCGGTGATTATCCCGACGGCGGCCAACGTGCCGCCAGATCGCGAAAAGCTGAGCCAGGACAGCGACTATTACGTCACCGAAAACCTGCTGACCCTGCGCAACACGCGCATCGGCAACCTGATGGGCCTGTGCGGGTTGACGCTGCCCACGGGTACGCCCGGCTGCGGCGTCATGCTGATGGCCGCCCCCGATCAGGACCGCGCGCTGTTGCGGCTGGGCGCTGCGGCAGAGCGCGCGCTGGCGGCCCGCTCCTAG
- a CDS encoding LolA family protein: MRLLTSLALGAAVALTTATAGWADKLPLGSISSYLNGLTTAKGEFTQINGDGTISTGTIYIKRPGRVRFEYNAPETGLVVAGSNTVVIYDTKSNQPPETYPLSRTPLSIILARNVDLSRARMVTGHNFDGTATTVTAQDPDNPQYGNIQMKFTGPQPELRQWIINDGNGSQTTVVLGELQKGGNLPNRLFDVGSPGSSVNR, from the coding sequence ATGAGACTTCTCACATCCCTCGCGCTGGGCGCCGCCGTGGCGCTGACAACCGCAACTGCTGGCTGGGCGGACAAGCTGCCGCTGGGATCGATCAGCAGCTACCTCAACGGTCTGACCACCGCCAAGGGGGAGTTCACGCAGATCAACGGCGACGGTACGATCTCGACCGGCACGATCTATATCAAGCGTCCGGGCCGGGTGCGGTTTGAATACAACGCGCCCGAAACCGGGCTGGTCGTGGCGGGCTCGAACACCGTGGTGATCTATGACACCAAGTCGAACCAACCGCCCGAGACCTATCCGCTGTCGCGCACGCCGCTGTCGATCATCCTTGCGCGCAATGTCGATCTGAGCCGGGCGCGTATGGTGACGGGCCACAACTTTGACGGGACGGCCACGACCGTGACGGCGCAAGACCCCGACAACCCACAATACGGCAACATCCAGATGAAATTCACCGGCCCGCAGCCGGAGCTGCGTCAGTGGATCATCAACGACGGGAACGGCAGCCAGACCACCGTGGTTCTGGGAGAGTTGCAGAAGGGCGGCAACCTGCCCAACCGTCTGTTTGACGTGGGCAGCCCCGGATCCTCGGTCAATCGCTGA
- a CDS encoding Trm112 family protein, producing MLEALICPRTQTTLRYDAQAQELISKSAGLAYPIRNGIPVMLVDEARTLD from the coding sequence ATGCTCGAAGCGCTGATCTGCCCGCGGACCCAGACCACACTGCGCTACGACGCGCAGGCGCAGGAGTTGATATCGAAGTCAGCGGGGCTTGCCTACCCGATCCGAAATGGCATTCCGGTCATGTTGGTGGACGAGGCGCGTACGCTGGATTAA
- a CDS encoding exodeoxyribonuclease III → MSFTLATWNINSVRLREGLVSKLLSEEAPDVLCLQECKSPVDKIPLQAFADLGYPHMVAQGQKGYNGVAILSRLPLEEAGSRDFASLGHARHVAARLPNGVTVHNFYVPAGGDVPDREVNEKFGQKLDYLAEMRDTFHADRPERAILVGDLNIAPREDDVWDHKKLLKVVSHTPVEVEALGAVQDAGGWTDVTRADIPDGKLYSWWSYRAKDWDAADKGRRLDHVWATADIATAASDSRVLRTARGWEKPSDHAPVFARFDL, encoded by the coding sequence ATGTCCTTCACCCTCGCCACCTGGAACATAAACTCAGTACGCCTGCGCGAAGGACTGGTAAGCAAACTGCTGTCCGAGGAAGCGCCCGACGTGCTGTGCCTGCAGGAGTGCAAAAGCCCCGTCGACAAGATCCCGCTGCAGGCCTTTGCCGATCTCGGCTACCCGCACATGGTCGCGCAGGGGCAAAAAGGCTACAATGGCGTCGCCATCCTGTCGCGCCTCCCACTTGAGGAGGCGGGCAGCCGCGATTTCGCCAGCCTCGGCCACGCCCGCCACGTGGCGGCACGTTTGCCCAACGGGGTGACGGTGCATAATTTCTACGTGCCTGCGGGCGGCGATGTGCCCGACCGGGAGGTCAACGAGAAATTCGGTCAGAAGCTCGATTATCTGGCCGAGATGCGCGACACATTCCACGCCGACCGGCCCGAACGCGCGATCCTCGTGGGCGATCTTAACATTGCCCCGCGCGAGGATGACGTCTGGGATCACAAGAAACTGTTGAAGGTCGTCAGCCACACGCCCGTCGAGGTCGAGGCGCTGGGTGCGGTGCAGGATGCCGGTGGCTGGACGGATGTGACCCGGGCCGATATTCCCGACGGCAAGCTGTACAGCTGGTGGTCCTACCGTGCCAAGGACTGGGATGCTGCCGACAAGGGCCGCAGGCTCGATCACGTGTGGGCCACTGCCGATATTGCCACTGCCGCCAGCGACAGCCGGGTGCTGCGCACCGCGCGCGGTTGGGAAAAACCCTCTGACCACGCGCCGGTTTTTGCCCGCTTCGACCTTTGA
- a CDS encoding LON peptidase substrate-binding domain-containing protein, whose translation MIKQADLPDTIPIFPLGGALLLPRSRLPLHIFEPRYLQMIEDSLKTPSRLIGMVQPNVVPGREGPGLQTIGCAGRITQFSETEDGRYMVTLAGTSRFRVVQEVDGFAPYRRCEVAWDGFDRDLGPEEKDNGFDREKFLVTLGRFFDTKGLSADWDTLKEADDELLVNSLSMMLDFDQEDKQALLEAPSLSTRRETLVTLIEYAMRGGDGGEMMN comes from the coding sequence ATGATAAAACAAGCAGATTTGCCTGACACGATCCCGATCTTTCCCTTGGGCGGTGCGCTTCTGCTCCCGCGCTCGCGATTGCCGCTGCATATCTTTGAGCCGCGCTATTTGCAGATGATCGAGGATTCGCTGAAAACACCCTCCCGTTTGATCGGGATGGTGCAACCTAATGTCGTGCCGGGACGAGAGGGGCCCGGTCTGCAGACCATCGGCTGCGCCGGGCGCATCACCCAATTCTCCGAGACGGAGGATGGCCGGTACATGGTCACGCTCGCGGGGACGTCGCGCTTTCGCGTGGTGCAGGAGGTCGATGGCTTCGCGCCCTATCGCCGCTGCGAGGTTGCGTGGGACGGGTTCGACCGTGACCTTGGGCCCGAGGAAAAGGACAACGGCTTCGACCGGGAGAAATTCCTCGTCACGCTGGGGCGTTTCTTCGATACCAAAGGGCTGTCGGCGGATTGGGACACCCTCAAGGAAGCCGATGACGAGTTGTTGGTCAATTCGCTGTCGATGATGCTGGATTTCGATCAAGAGGATAAGCAGGCACTGCTGGAGGCGCCCTCGCTCAGTACCCGGCGCGAAACGCTGGTGACCCTGATCGAATACGCCATGCGCGGCGGTGACGGCGGGGAGATGATGAATTGA
- a CDS encoding FAD-dependent monooxygenase produces the protein MDFNTDIAIVGGGLNGAALALGLAQLGLRITIIDASPQAVARDAGFDGRSYAIALTSGRLLQGLGLWDALEADAQPMLDIKVTDGRAGDGPSPFFMHFDHTEIDEGPLGHLIEDRHLRAALAHAVADNPQISLHSGARVTGQVSGADGVTLHLDDGATLRARLCVGADGRGSGVAQRAGIRRIGWRYGQTALVCAIAHELPHEGVAHQFFMPPGPLAILPLTGNRSSIVWSETDAQAAAINALDDDAYLDVLRPRFGDFLGEISLAGARYTYPLSLSLTHSMIAPRVALVGDAAHGVHPIAGQGLNAGLRDIAALCEVIADATRRGEDFAAPQVLERYQDWRRFDNATLALATDTFNRMFSNDNPLIRAARDIGMGAINALPGLRRGFMREAAGLTGELPRLLRGQPL, from the coding sequence ATGGATTTTAACACGGATATCGCCATCGTTGGCGGCGGATTGAACGGGGCGGCGCTGGCGCTTGGCCTCGCGCAGCTGGGCCTGCGGATCACGATCATCGATGCCAGCCCGCAAGCTGTGGCGCGCGACGCGGGCTTTGACGGGCGTTCTTACGCGATTGCTCTGACGTCCGGTCGGCTCTTGCAGGGTCTGGGTCTGTGGGATGCGCTGGAGGCGGACGCCCAGCCGATGCTGGATATCAAGGTGACAGACGGGCGTGCGGGCGACGGACCATCGCCGTTTTTCATGCATTTCGACCACACCGAAATCGACGAAGGGCCGCTGGGTCACCTGATCGAGGATCGGCACCTGCGCGCGGCCCTCGCCCACGCCGTCGCAGACAACCCCCAGATCTCCCTGCACAGTGGCGCGCGCGTCACCGGGCAGGTATCCGGCGCAGACGGGGTTACGCTGCACCTTGATGACGGCGCAACACTGCGCGCGCGGCTCTGCGTGGGCGCGGACGGTCGCGGCTCTGGTGTGGCGCAGCGGGCGGGCATCCGGCGCATCGGCTGGCGCTATGGACAGACAGCGCTCGTCTGCGCAATTGCGCATGAGCTGCCGCACGAGGGCGTCGCGCATCAGTTCTTCATGCCGCCCGGCCCGCTGGCGATCCTGCCGTTGACGGGCAACCGTTCGTCTATTGTGTGGTCCGAGACGGACGCGCAGGCCGCAGCAATCAACGCGCTGGACGATGACGCCTATCTCGACGTGCTGCGCCCCCGGTTCGGCGATTTCCTGGGGGAGATTTCATTGGCGGGCGCGCGCTATACCTATCCGCTGAGCCTATCGCTGACCCACAGCATGATCGCGCCGCGTGTGGCGCTGGTAGGCGATGCCGCCCACGGCGTGCACCCGATTGCCGGACAGGGACTGAATGCCGGGCTGCGCGATATTGCGGCACTTTGCGAGGTGATCGCCGATGCCACCCGGCGCGGGGAGGACTTTGCCGCGCCGCAGGTGCTGGAGCGCTATCAGGATTGGCGTCGTTTCGACAACGCCACGCTCGCGCTGGCGACGGATACGTTCAACAGGATGTTTTCGAACGACAATCCTCTGATCCGTGCCGCGCGGGATATCGGCATGGGCGCGATCAATGCACTTCCCGGCCTGCGCCGAGGTTTCATGCGCGAGGCCGCCGGCCTTACCGGAGAGCTGCCCCGTCTGCTGCGCGGACAGCCGCTTTAA
- a CDS encoding aminotransferase class I/II-fold pyridoxal phosphate-dependent enzyme → MKFPERFSNLPAHAWPRLRALLDVHEGGGPLIQMTIGEPKHAFPAWVTDVIVENAAGFNSYPPNDGSPELREAIAAWITRRYGVPTDADTQVMALNGTREGLYNAVIALCPEAKKGQRPAIAMPNPFYQVYMIAAISGACDPIMVNATEGTGHLPDFSTVDTATLDRMAAVYICSPANPQGAVASREYWEDLIRLAEKHDFRIFADECYSEIYRFDPPVGALQVAHEMGADLNRVVIFHSLSKRSNLPGLRSGFVASGAEVIAEIKQLRNYAGAPLPLPLQAASAKVWADETHVVENRALYAEKFEIADRIFGNVPGYTSPEAGFFLWLPVEDDEAAAVKLWRETGVKVLPGGYLAQDVPGQENPGKKYIRAALVAPKEETERGLQAIRDCLYAV, encoded by the coding sequence ATGAAGTTTCCCGAGCGGTTTTCGAACCTACCGGCGCACGCGTGGCCGCGCCTGCGCGCCTTGCTGGACGTCCACGAGGGCGGTGGCCCCCTGATCCAGATGACGATTGGTGAGCCGAAACACGCGTTTCCGGCGTGGGTCACGGATGTGATTGTCGAGAACGCCGCAGGCTTCAACAGCTACCCGCCCAACGACGGCTCGCCTGAGCTGCGCGAAGCGATTGCCGCGTGGATCACGCGCCGCTACGGCGTGCCGACGGACGCGGACACGCAGGTGATGGCGCTCAACGGCACCCGCGAGGGGCTTTATAACGCCGTGATCGCGCTGTGCCCCGAGGCCAAGAAAGGCCAGCGCCCCGCCATCGCGATGCCAAACCCGTTCTATCAGGTCTACATGATCGCCGCGATATCGGGCGCCTGCGATCCGATCATGGTCAACGCCACCGAGGGGACCGGCCACCTGCCCGATTTTTCGACGGTGGACACCGCAACGCTCGACCGCATGGCCGCCGTCTACATCTGCTCCCCGGCCAATCCGCAGGGTGCGGTGGCGAGCCGGGAGTATTGGGAAGACCTCATTCGCCTCGCGGAAAAGCACGATTTCCGCATCTTCGCGGATGAATGCTATTCCGAGATCTACCGCTTTGATCCCCCCGTTGGTGCATTGCAGGTCGCGCATGAGATGGGCGCCGATCTGAACCGCGTGGTGATTTTCCACAGCCTGAGCAAACGCTCCAACCTGCCCGGTCTGCGCTCTGGCTTTGTCGCCAGCGGGGCCGAGGTGATCGCCGAGATCAAGCAGCTGCGCAACTATGCGGGCGCGCCACTGCCGCTGCCCTTGCAGGCCGCATCGGCAAAGGTGTGGGCGGACGAGACCCACGTCGTGGAAAACCGCGCGCTCTACGCCGAAAAGTTCGAGATCGCCGACCGGATCTTTGGCAATGTGCCGGGCTACACCAGCCCAGAGGCCGGGTTTTTCCTGTGGTTGCCGGTCGAGGACGACGAGGCGGCGGCGGTCAAACTCTGGCGCGAGACAGGCGTCAAGGTGCTGCCGGGCGGTTATCTGGCGCAGGACGTTCCCGGGCAGGAAAACCCCGGCAAGAAATACATAAGGGCCGCGCTTGTGGCCCCAAAAGAAGAGACAGAGCGGGGCCTGCAGGCCATCCGCGACTGTCTGTACGCGGTTTAA
- a CDS encoding DNA translocase FtsK, whose product MAYQTRGRDPLLDSNMSEAIEKRGKELLGVVLVVLGVMAAMMIGSYTPDDPNWMLATDAPAQNWLGRMGASLAAPLFMIVGWGAWGLAAVLLVWGLRFVLHRGQERAMSRAIFAPIAVAFGAIYAATLTPGSEWLETHSFGLGGLFGDTVMGVILTVLPIGSTFTIKLMSLLMGVGIVIFGAFVLGFTRVELTRFGRFLLVGTIMAYATLMTVLGRGASGAVGAAQTLQAKQAERRAQREAYAAEQAAYTQAEAQAAAQVQPAMAAEAARRPAIIASRAMPIPDPEPLIEEDPYWEDAPLPEAEPKAGLLSRMPSLIKRAPDPMPEPELVVAEAPDFTPHGDDVPDTDRIKSKISDVIRNRVRTTNAVHTATTAPLTRGRGRGPDPLVLNTTRAEPPLTAAAAAPRPVEPPLTAQIAVPPAPAAPQPVAKVSFDPAPVVEEDEANIFLDSPMEEAAPIAEAPRKPLVADAPRKPVVKQPARNPVKPSKQAQTEAQPTLSFDDTHPGFELPPLALLESPESVPRLQLSNEALEENARMLETVLDDYGVKGEIVAVRPGPVVTMYELEPAPGLKASRVIGLADDIARSMAALSARVSTVPGRSVIGIELPNENREKVVLREILASRDFGDGNQRLPLALGKDIGGEPVVANLAKMPHLLIAGTTGSGKSVAINTMILSLLYKLSPEECRMIMIDPKMLELSVYDGIPHLLSPVVTDPKKALVALKWTVGEMEDRYRKMSKMGVRNIEGYNGRVAEALAKGENFERTVQTGFDEDTGEPIFETEENTPVKLPYIVVIVDEMADLMMVAGKEIEACIQRLAQMARASGIHLIMATQRPSVDVITGTIKANFPTRISFQVTSKIDSRTILGEMGAEQLLGMGDMLYMAGGSKIVRCHGPFVSDEEVEEIVNHLKQFGEPDYVSGVVEGPPEEKEADLDAVLGLNTGGNTDGEDALYDTAVQVVIKDRKCSTSYIQRKLAIGYNKAARLVEQMEDEGLVSPANHVGKREILVPEQG is encoded by the coding sequence ATGGCATACCAGACCCGCGGACGCGATCCGCTGCTAGACAGCAACATGAGCGAGGCCATCGAGAAACGCGGCAAGGAATTGCTGGGTGTCGTGCTGGTGGTGTTGGGCGTCATGGCCGCGATGATGATCGGCAGCTACACGCCCGACGATCCCAACTGGATGCTGGCCACGGACGCGCCTGCGCAAAACTGGCTGGGTCGCATGGGCGCATCGCTCGCCGCGCCGCTGTTCATGATCGTGGGGTGGGGCGCGTGGGGTCTGGCCGCCGTTCTGCTGGTCTGGGGCCTGCGTTTCGTGCTGCACCGCGGTCAGGAACGCGCGATGAGCCGGGCGATCTTTGCCCCCATCGCCGTGGCCTTTGGCGCGATCTATGCCGCGACGCTGACGCCGGGGTCTGAATGGCTTGAGACGCACAGCTTTGGTCTGGGTGGTCTGTTCGGCGATACCGTGATGGGCGTGATCCTGACGGTGCTGCCCATCGGATCAACCTTTACGATCAAGCTGATGTCGCTGCTGATGGGCGTGGGCATCGTGATCTTTGGCGCCTTTGTGCTGGGCTTTACCCGTGTTGAGCTGACGCGGTTTGGCCGCTTTCTGCTGGTGGGCACGATCATGGCCTACGCGACGCTGATGACTGTGCTGGGCCGGGGTGCTTCCGGCGCCGTGGGGGCCGCGCAGACGTTGCAGGCCAAACAGGCAGAGCGGCGCGCGCAGCGTGAGGCCTACGCCGCAGAACAGGCCGCCTATACGCAGGCCGAAGCACAAGCGGCGGCGCAGGTCCAGCCCGCCATGGCCGCCGAAGCGGCCCGCCGCCCCGCGATCATCGCCTCCCGCGCGATGCCGATCCCCGATCCCGAACCCTTGATCGAAGAGGATCCCTATTGGGAGGACGCGCCCCTGCCAGAAGCGGAACCCAAGGCCGGGTTGTTGTCGCGTATGCCAAGCCTGATCAAACGCGCGCCCGATCCCATGCCGGAGCCCGAACTGGTTGTGGCCGAGGCGCCTGATTTCACGCCGCACGGCGACGATGTGCCCGATACAGACCGCATTAAATCCAAGATTTCGGACGTGATCCGCAACCGCGTGCGCACCACGAATGCCGTGCATACGGCTACAACCGCTCCGCTGACGCGCGGGCGCGGGCGTGGACCCGATCCGCTGGTGCTCAACACCACGCGGGCAGAGCCGCCGTTGACCGCTGCCGCCGCCGCGCCCCGCCCGGTCGAGCCGCCGCTGACGGCGCAGATCGCCGTTCCCCCCGCCCCAGCGGCGCCGCAGCCGGTGGCAAAGGTCTCCTTTGATCCGGCGCCGGTGGTGGAAGAGGATGAAGCCAACATCTTCCTCGATTCGCCGATGGAAGAAGCCGCACCGATCGCTGAGGCCCCGCGCAAACCGCTCGTGGCGGATGCGCCGCGCAAACCGGTCGTGAAGCAGCCCGCGCGCAACCCTGTCAAACCCAGCAAGCAGGCCCAGACCGAGGCGCAACCTACGCTCAGCTTTGACGATACGCATCCCGGGTTTGAACTGCCGCCGCTGGCGCTGCTGGAAAGCCCCGAGAGCGTGCCGCGCCTGCAATTGAGCAACGAGGCGCTTGAGGAAAACGCGCGGATGCTGGAAACCGTGCTGGACGACTACGGCGTCAAGGGAGAAATCGTCGCCGTGCGCCCCGGCCCCGTCGTCACGATGTACGAACTCGAACCCGCACCGGGCCTCAAGGCGTCCCGCGTGATCGGATTGGCCGATGACATCGCCCGCTCGATGGCCGCACTCAGTGCGCGCGTCTCCACCGTGCCGGGGCGCTCTGTCATCGGGATCGAATTGCCCAACGAGAACCGCGAGAAAGTCGTGCTGCGCGAAATCCTCGCGAGCCGCGATTTCGGCGATGGCAACCAGCGCCTGCCGCTTGCCTTGGGCAAGGATATCGGTGGGGAGCCTGTGGTGGCCAACCTTGCCAAGATGCCGCACCTGCTGATTGCGGGCACGACCGGTTCGGGTAAATCCGTGGCGATCAACACCATGATCCTGAGCCTGCTCTACAAGCTGAGCCCCGAAGAATGCCGGATGATCATGATCGACCCCAAGATGCTGGAGCTTAGCGTCTATGACGGCATCCCGCATCTGCTGAGCCCCGTCGTGACGGACCCCAAGAAGGCGCTTGTCGCGCTGAAATGGACCGTGGGCGAGATGGAGGACCGCTACCGCAAGATGTCCAAGATGGGCGTGCGCAATATCGAAGGCTACAACGGACGCGTGGCCGAAGCGCTGGCCAAGGGCGAGAATTTCGAGCGGACCGTGCAAACCGGATTTGACGAGGATACCGGTGAGCCGATTTTCGAGACCGAAGAGAACACGCCGGTCAAATTGCCCTATATCGTCGTCATCGTGGACGAGATGGCCGACCTGATGATGGTCGCGGGCAAGGAGATCGAGGCGTGCATCCAGCGTCTGGCGCAGATGGCGCGGGCGTCCGGCATCCACCTCATCATGGCCACGCAGCGCCCGTCGGTCGATGTGATCACCGGCACGATCAAGGCGAACTTCCCCACGCGGATCTCGTTCCAGGTCACGTCGAAGATCGACAGCCGCACCATCCTGGGCGAAATGGGCGCCGAGCAACTGCTGGGCATGGGCGACATGCTGTACATGGCCGGCGGATCCAAGATCGTGCGCTGCCACGGGCCGTTCGTGAGCGATGAGGAAGTCGAGGAAATCGTCAACCACCTCAAGCAATTCGGCGAGCCCGACTACGTCAGCGGCGTTGTCGAAGGACCGCCCGAGGAAAAGGAAGCCGACCTTGACGCCGTGCTGGGCCTCAATACCGGTGGCAATACCGATGGCGAGGACGCGCTGTATGACACCGCCGTGCAGGTGGTGATCAAGGACCGCAAGTGCTCGACCTCCTACATCCAGCGCAAGCTTGCCATCGGCTACAACAAGGCCGCGCGACTGGTCGAGCAGATGGAGGACGAGGGCCTTGTCTCCCCGGCCAACCATGTGGGCAAACGCGAAATTCTCGTGCCGGAACAAGGGTGA